Proteins encoded together in one Miscanthus floridulus cultivar M001 chromosome 16, ASM1932011v1, whole genome shotgun sequence window:
- the LOC136509964 gene encoding putative WUSCHEL-related homeobox 2 codes for MPSQQQGQPQPQVVSGSTRWCPTPEQLMILEEMYRGGLRTPNASQIQHITAHLACYGRIEGKNVFYWFQNHKARDRQKLRRRLCMSHHLLSCAQYYAAAAHHGHGHHHGGFLAAAPPPVAPYGHHQLLSPSTSPTPAAAAAAAAAAAAAYGYYYPAAFAATAAPASRCAGNATPPSPTTQLFHYQGGGGGGLVPAESLGRPEYSSLRKLDNFGVALDDVVVSSATSTAVDMTTPPGFEVAPPPAAFCRPLKTLDLFPGGLKEDQHDVA; via the exons ATGCCGTCGCAGCAGCAGGGCCAGCCGCAGCCGCAGGTGGTGTCGGGGTCGACGCGGTGGTGCCCGACGCcggagcagctgatgatcctgGAGGAGATGTACCGGGGCGGCCTGCGCACGCCCAACGCGTCGCAGATCCAGCACATCACGGCGCACCTCGCCTGCTACGGCCGCATCGAGGGCAAGAACGTCTTCTACTGGTTCCAGAACCACAAGGCCCGGGACCGCCAGAAGCTGCGCCGCAGGCTCTGCATGAGCCACCACCTCCTCTCCTGCGCGCAGTACTACGCCGCCGCGGCgcaccacggccacggccaccaccacggcggcttcctggccgccgcgccgccgccggtcgcGCCGTACGGGCATCATCAGTTGCTCTCCCCGTCGACGTCGCCCACCCcggctgctgcggctgctgccgCGGCAGCGGCCGCTGCGGCATACGGCTACTACTACCCCGCCGCCTTCGCTGCCACCGCTGCACCGGCGAGCAGGTGCGCCGGCAACGCCACTCCCCCGTCGCCGACGACCCAGCTGTTCCACTATCAG ggtggcggaggaggagggctTGTGCCGGCGGAGTCGCTCGGCCGGCCGGAGTACTCGTCGCTGCGGAAGCTGGACAACTTCGGCGTGGCGCTTGACGACGTCGTCGTGAGCTCTGCCACCTCCACCGCCGTCGACATGACGACGCCTCCGGGGTTCGaggtggcgccgccgccggctgccTTCTGCCGGCCGCTCAAGACGCTGGACCTCTTCCCCGGCGGGCTCAAGGAAGATCAGCACGACGTGGCCTGA